A window of Blastomonas sp. SL216 contains these coding sequences:
- a CDS encoding RlmE family RNA methyltransferase has protein sequence MSSDGKDGNSGSGSGNGSGKGSGGGGGGKIPGDSRRKATGKYGDGLKQRVKTARGRTASSNRWLERQLNDPYVRRAKAEGYRSRAVYKLTELDEKFALVRKARYVIDLGIAPGGWSQLVRRVNPKAAVVGIDLLPVDPIEGVTIFQMDFMADDAPDKLIDALGARPDLVLSDMAANTVGHKQTDHLRTMGLVEAAAHFAVDHLVEGGTFVAKVLAGGTDNDLLTLLKQHFKTVKHAKPPASRKGSNEWYVVAQGRKPRAESVDRDDA, from the coding sequence ATGAGCAGCGACGGCAAGGACGGCAACTCGGGCAGCGGCTCTGGTAACGGCTCGGGCAAGGGTAGCGGCGGCGGCGGCGGTGGCAAGATCCCCGGGGACAGCCGGCGCAAGGCGACCGGCAAATATGGCGACGGCCTGAAGCAGCGGGTGAAGACCGCGCGCGGGCGCACGGCATCGTCCAACCGCTGGCTTGAACGCCAGCTCAACGACCCCTACGTCCGCCGCGCCAAGGCGGAAGGCTATCGCAGCCGCGCGGTGTACAAGCTGACCGAGCTGGACGAGAAGTTCGCGCTGGTGCGCAAGGCGCGGTACGTCATCGATCTGGGCATTGCGCCGGGCGGCTGGTCGCAGCTGGTGCGCCGGGTCAACCCCAAGGCGGCGGTGGTCGGCATCGATCTGCTGCCGGTCGACCCGATCGAAGGCGTGACGATCTTCCAGATGGATTTCATGGCCGATGACGCGCCCGACAAGCTGATCGACGCGCTGGGCGCGCGCCCCGATCTGGTGCTGTCGGACATGGCCGCCAATACGGTCGGCCACAAGCAGACCGATCATCTGCGCACCATGGGCCTGGTCGAGGCGGCGGCGCATTTCGCGGTCGATCATCTGGTCGAAGGCGGCACATTCGTCGCCAAGGTGCTTGCCGGGGGGACGGACAACGATCTGCTCACCCTGCTCAAGCAGCATTTCAAGACGGTCAAGCACGCCAAGCCGCCGGCCAGCCGCAAGGGCAGCAACGAATGGTATGTCGTGGCGCAAGGCCGCAAGCCCAGGGCTGAATCCGTGGACAGGGACGACGCGTAA
- a CDS encoding MFS transporter → MINRNLLVLASIVFIDMAGIGLIVPVMPSLIQSLTGQGIDHAATWGGWLLFTYALMQFLFAPVIGGLSDRFGRRPVLLATLALLGIDYALMAMAPSLAWLFAGRLISGVMGASYAAANSCIADSIPAERRGAAFGMLGGAGAAGFVLGPAIGGLIGQYGDRLPFVAAAVLCALGAVFGWLRFEETLDPARRRRFDPFRSNPLGTIVRMARIPLVIGCLGAIFLMQLASQAQLSVWAYYGTARFGWTPAVTGATIALFGTLMVLTQGVLSGRMIAWAGPVRTATISLAFAVPSFLTLAFAPSTGVVILGMVIGCVPGLCFPAMQQLMSPRVGEDAQGELQGAIASTISMTAIIGPPLMTGVFAAYADREGLYFPGAPFVLAAGLMVGAVTVLAITLARHARDEAAA, encoded by the coding sequence ATGATCAATCGCAATCTTCTGGTGCTCGCCTCGATCGTGTTCATCGACATGGCGGGCATCGGCCTGATCGTGCCGGTGATGCCGTCGCTGATCCAGTCGCTGACCGGTCAGGGGATCGATCACGCTGCGACCTGGGGCGGCTGGCTGCTGTTCACCTATGCGTTGATGCAGTTCCTGTTCGCGCCGGTCATCGGCGGGCTGAGCGACCGGTTCGGCAGGCGGCCCGTGCTGCTGGCCACGCTGGCGCTGCTGGGCATCGATTATGCGCTAATGGCCATGGCCCCGAGCCTCGCATGGCTGTTTGCCGGGCGGCTGATATCGGGCGTGATGGGTGCCAGCTATGCCGCCGCCAACAGCTGCATTGCCGACAGCATCCCTGCCGAACGGCGTGGCGCGGCGTTCGGCATGCTGGGCGGTGCGGGCGCGGCGGGCTTTGTGCTGGGCCCGGCCATTGGCGGGCTGATCGGCCAGTACGGCGATCGCCTTCCGTTTGTCGCAGCGGCCGTGCTGTGCGCGCTGGGCGCGGTTTTCGGCTGGCTGCGTTTCGAGGAGACGCTCGATCCGGCGCGTCGGCGGCGCTTCGATCCGTTCCGCTCCAACCCGCTCGGCACCATCGTCCGCATGGCGCGCATCCCGCTGGTCATCGGCTGCCTGGGTGCGATCTTCCTGATGCAGCTGGCCAGCCAGGCGCAGCTTTCGGTCTGGGCCTATTACGGCACCGCCAGGTTCGGTTGGACCCCGGCTGTCACCGGTGCGACCATTGCCCTGTTCGGGACATTGATGGTGCTCACCCAGGGCGTGCTTTCGGGCAGGATGATCGCATGGGCAGGGCCGGTGCGGACCGCGACGATCAGCCTCGCCTTTGCCGTGCCCTCCTTCCTGACGCTGGCCTTCGCGCCCAGCACGGGCGTGGTGATCCTGGGCATGGTCATCGGCTGCGTGCCGGGCTTGTGCTTCCCCGCGATGCAGCAGCTGATGAGCCCGCGCGTCGGCGAGGATGCCCAGGGCGAATTGCAGGGGGCGATTGCCAGCACGATCAGCATGACCGCGATCATCGGTCCGCCGCTGATGACCGGCGTGTTCGCCGCCTATGCCGACCGCGAAGGGCTGTACTTCCCCGGCGCGCCGTTCGTGCTGGCAGCAGGGCTGATGGTGGGGGCGGTCACGGTGCTGGCGATCACGCTGGCGCGCCATGCCCGGGACGAGGCTGCGGCCTGA
- a CDS encoding TonB-dependent receptor: protein MPMRFGKASRVSLMLSAGLVAMASPALAQDTDQEGINDSNTIVVVAQGREQLLSDVPVAVSAVNAETLENTGANDIRQLNQVVPSLLVSSTGNEANGSARIRGIGTVGDNPGLESSVAVFIDGVYRSRSGIGLNELGEIDRVEVLRGPQGTLFGRNASAGILSVYSKKPEFEFGGFGEATYGNFDNIRFAGGLTGPISETLAARFDGVYEKRDGFLRDVNNNIDLNNRDRYFVKGQLLWEPVDTVSFRFIADYTNRDERCCGAVYLGRDFNPLIGDLNNPSTPLAPLQTSGNNIINVLRDLGQPITSFNDPFSRQAFVTRGRTYNGKTKDGGLSLEVNWDMGGATLTSITGYRYYKNSQASDTDYSAVDILYRADNTDAQFRQFKTFTQELRLQGEAFDGKLDWLVGGYFADEDLTVRDNLRFGNQYGRFATCRIISGGGLAGLYSPTSPGCVAPGVGPATLAAASGGGQTGTDIANGFALLDTLNNLGSISDRYFQNSRNFAFFTHNIFHITDNLDLTVGLRYTNERKRFNATFSNDNTVCTRLQASLTDDLISPNATARALAGALVGLGCQGNSTAELNGVSIRDRRSENEFTGTAVLSWKPTDDLLLYGSYSRGYKAGGFNLDRSALKGPVVAPLGGAPVTTFAAVGGAQALVRNLQFDQEIVDAFELGAKYSSGPLTINLALFRQQFENFQLNTFNGTVFLVQTVNGCSTNLNGADRDLSAATGGCAAGDVTYGVVAQGVELEASIRPSRTFTVNGGLTYADTSYRNNLIGNRNGAPLDPALRKLPGDNLSNAPELTLTGSMAWTPDIGDSGLSGLFYVDTRVTDAFNTGSDLFPQKEQPSFVVVNARVGVRGPDQAWAIELWAQNLFNEDFTQVAFNSPFQAGTTAAPFVDPQFPGGRQIFSAFLGEPRTYGITLRGRF, encoded by the coding sequence ATGCCCATGCGTTTCGGCAAAGCCAGCCGTGTGTCCCTCATGCTTTCAGCCGGCCTTGTCGCCATGGCCAGCCCGGCCCTGGCGCAGGACACGGATCAGGAAGGCATCAACGACAGCAACACCATCGTCGTCGTGGCCCAGGGCCGCGAACAGCTGCTGTCCGACGTTCCGGTCGCGGTCTCGGCGGTGAACGCAGAGACGCTGGAAAACACGGGCGCCAATGACATCCGCCAGCTCAACCAGGTGGTCCCCTCGCTGCTCGTGTCCTCGACCGGCAACGAGGCCAACGGATCGGCGCGTATCCGCGGTATCGGTACGGTGGGCGACAATCCGGGCCTCGAAAGCTCGGTCGCGGTGTTCATCGACGGCGTCTACCGCTCGCGCTCGGGCATCGGCCTCAACGAACTGGGCGAGATTGACCGGGTGGAAGTGCTGCGCGGTCCGCAGGGCACGCTGTTCGGCCGCAACGCCTCGGCCGGTATCCTGTCGGTCTATTCCAAAAAGCCCGAATTCGAATTCGGCGGCTTTGGCGAAGCGACCTATGGCAATTTCGACAATATCCGCTTCGCAGGCGGTCTTACCGGTCCGATCAGCGAGACGCTGGCAGCCCGTTTCGATGGCGTCTACGAAAAGCGCGACGGCTTTCTGCGCGATGTGAACAACAATATCGATCTGAACAATCGCGACCGCTATTTCGTCAAGGGTCAGCTGCTGTGGGAGCCGGTGGACACGGTCTCGTTCCGCTTCATCGCCGACTATACCAACCGCGATGAACGCTGCTGCGGCGCGGTCTATCTGGGCCGCGATTTCAACCCGCTGATCGGTGACCTGAACAATCCGTCGACGCCGCTGGCGCCGCTCCAGACATCCGGCAACAACATCATCAACGTGCTGCGCGATCTCGGCCAGCCGATCACCTCGTTCAACGATCCGTTCAGCCGCCAGGCGTTCGTTACCCGCGGCCGCACCTATAATGGCAAGACCAAGGATGGCGGCCTGTCGCTCGAAGTGAACTGGGACATGGGCGGCGCGACGCTGACCTCGATCACCGGCTATCGCTATTACAAGAACAGCCAGGCATCGGACACCGACTATAGCGCGGTTGATATTCTCTATCGCGCCGACAATACCGACGCCCAGTTCCGCCAGTTCAAGACCTTCACCCAGGAACTGCGCCTGCAGGGCGAAGCGTTTGACGGCAAGCTCGACTGGCTGGTCGGCGGCTATTTCGCCGATGAAGACCTGACGGTGCGCGACAATCTGCGCTTCGGCAATCAATATGGCCGCTTTGCGACCTGCCGCATCATCTCGGGCGGCGGCCTTGCCGGCCTGTATTCGCCGACCTCGCCGGGCTGCGTTGCACCGGGTGTGGGCCCTGCGACGCTGGCAGCAGCATCGGGTGGCGGCCAGACCGGCACCGATATCGCCAATGGCTTCGCGCTGCTCGACACGCTGAACAATCTCGGTTCGATCAGCGACCGCTATTTCCAGAACAGCCGCAACTTCGCGTTCTTCACGCACAATATCTTCCACATCACCGACAATCTCGATCTGACGGTCGGCCTGCGCTACACCAACGAGCGCAAGCGCTTCAACGCGACCTTCAGCAACGACAATACCGTGTGTACGCGTCTGCAGGCATCGCTCACCGATGACCTGATCAGCCCCAACGCCACCGCCCGCGCGCTGGCGGGTGCGCTGGTCGGCCTGGGCTGTCAGGGCAACTCGACCGCCGAACTGAACGGCGTGTCGATCCGCGATCGCCGTAGCGAGAACGAGTTCACCGGAACCGCGGTGCTGTCGTGGAAGCCCACCGACGACCTGCTGCTCTACGGCAGCTATTCGCGCGGCTACAAGGCAGGCGGCTTCAACCTCGACCGTTCGGCGCTCAAGGGCCCGGTCGTCGCTCCGCTGGGCGGCGCTCCGGTCACCACCTTCGCTGCTGTCGGCGGTGCGCAGGCGCTGGTGCGCAACCTGCAGTTCGATCAGGAAATCGTCGATGCCTTCGAACTGGGCGCGAAATATTCCAGTGGTCCGCTGACCATCAACCTCGCGCTGTTCCGCCAGCAGTTCGAGAATTTCCAGCTCAACACCTTCAACGGCACCGTCTTCCTGGTGCAGACGGTCAACGGCTGCTCGACCAACCTCAATGGTGCCGATCGTGACCTCAGCGCTGCAACCGGTGGCTGCGCCGCCGGCGACGTCACCTATGGCGTGGTTGCCCAGGGTGTCGAGCTTGAAGCCTCGATCCGTCCGTCGCGGACCTTCACGGTCAATGGCGGCCTGACCTATGCCGATACCAGCTATCGCAACAACCTGATCGGCAACCGCAACGGCGCGCCGCTCGATCCGGCGCTGCGCAAGCTGCCCGGCGACAACCTGTCGAACGCGCCCGAACTGACGCTGACCGGATCGATGGCCTGGACGCCCGATATCGGCGACAGCGGCCTGTCCGGCCTGTTCTATGTCGATACCCGCGTCACCGATGCGTTCAACACCGGGTCGGACCTGTTCCCGCAAAAGGAACAGCCGAGCTTCGTCGTGGTCAACGCCCGTGTCGGCGTGCGCGGACCCGATCAGGCATGGGCCATCGAGCTGTGGGCACAGAATCTGTTCAACGAGGACTTCACCCAGGTCGCGTTCAACAGCCCGTTCCAGGCCGGTACGACCGCTGCACCGTTCGTCGATCCGCAGTTCCCCGGTGGTCGCCAGATCTTCTCGGCGTTCCTGGGCGAACCGCGCACCTATGGCATCACGCTGCGCGGCCGCTTCTGA
- the pdeM gene encoding ligase-associated DNA damage response endonuclease PdeM — translation MVPLSFAGQEFVIVDRAGLFWPAERALFVADLHFEKASWYARGGQMLPPYDSAATLDRLERALAACDATSLWCLGDNFHDSEGASRLDPALAMRLEALSRRIALHWITGNHDSALDCGFGGRVIEEGALGGLALRHKAESRMSVPELSGHFHPRIRVRLRGRTVSRPCFVACSDRLILPAFGALTGGLDADDPAILSVMGTGPCAIVATESKALHFNLQKTADLRG, via the coding sequence ATGGTTCCCCTTTCGTTCGCCGGGCAGGAATTCGTCATCGTCGACCGCGCCGGTCTGTTCTGGCCGGCGGAGCGGGCGCTGTTCGTTGCCGACCTGCATTTCGAGAAGGCGAGCTGGTATGCGCGCGGCGGGCAGATGCTGCCGCCTTATGACAGCGCGGCAACGCTCGACCGGCTCGAGCGCGCGCTGGCGGCCTGTGATGCGACCAGCCTGTGGTGCCTGGGCGACAATTTCCACGACAGCGAAGGCGCATCGCGGCTCGACCCGGCGCTGGCGATGCGGCTGGAAGCCCTGTCGCGCCGCATCGCGCTGCACTGGATCACCGGCAACCATGACAGCGCACTCGACTGCGGCTTTGGCGGGCGCGTGATCGAGGAAGGCGCGCTCGGCGGTCTTGCGCTCAGGCACAAGGCCGAATCGCGGATGAGCGTGCCTGAGCTTTCGGGCCATTTTCACCCGCGCATCCGCGTGCGATTGCGCGGGCGCACCGTCTCTCGCCCCTGTTTCGTGGCGTGCAGCGACCGGTTGATCCTGCCTGCCTTCGGGGCACTTACCGGCGGGCTGGATGCGGACGACCCCGCCATCCTTTCGGTCATGGGGACAGGGCCGTGCGCCATTGTCGCTACGGAAAGCAAGGCCTTGCACTTCAACCTGCAAAAAACCGCAGATTTGCGCGGCTAA
- a CDS encoding rhodanese-related sulfurtransferase: protein MTLPTRYALTVAALYHFAPIAEPEAVRESLHALCEAQGLCGTLLIAREGVNGTIAGPDAGVAALITAIRALPGFAAIEVKYSGAQDRPFKRLKVKVKREIVTMGVPDIDPVHGQGAYVDPADWNALISDPDTVVIDTRNSFECAQGTFAGSVDPGTERFTQFPAWFDEQADTLRQSGKKIAMFCTGGIRCEKATAYVRAQGFEEVYHLKGGILKYLEEVPADQSLFDGGCFVFDERVALGQGLELLDVERAVAKGGD, encoded by the coding sequence ATGACCTTGCCGACCCGATATGCGCTGACCGTCGCCGCGCTCTATCATTTCGCGCCGATCGCAGAGCCCGAAGCCGTGCGCGAGAGCCTGCACGCGCTGTGCGAGGCACAAGGTCTGTGCGGCACGCTGCTGATCGCGCGCGAGGGGGTGAATGGCACCATCGCAGGGCCAGATGCGGGCGTGGCCGCGCTGATCACCGCGATCCGCGCCCTGCCCGGCTTCGCGGCGATCGAGGTCAAATATTCGGGCGCGCAGGACCGCCCGTTCAAGCGGCTGAAGGTCAAGGTCAAGCGCGAGATCGTCACCATGGGGGTGCCCGATATCGATCCGGTGCACGGCCAGGGCGCCTATGTCGATCCGGCCGACTGGAACGCGCTGATCAGCGATCCCGACACGGTGGTGATCGATACGCGCAACAGTTTCGAATGCGCGCAAGGGACGTTTGCCGGATCGGTTGATCCGGGCACCGAGCGCTTTACCCAGTTTCCCGCCTGGTTCGACGAACAGGCCGATACGCTGCGCCAGTCGGGCAAGAAGATCGCGATGTTCTGCACCGGCGGCATCCGCTGCGAAAAGGCCACCGCCTATGTTCGCGCCCAAGGCTTTGAAGAGGTCTACCACTTGAAGGGCGGCATCCTCAAATATCTCGAAGAGGTGCCGGCCGACCAGTCACTGTTCGATGGCGGATGCTTCGTCTTCGACGAGCGCGTGGCGCTGGGCCAGGGGCTGGAACTGCTCGATGTCGAGCGCGCGGTGGCGAAGGGCGGGGATTAA
- a CDS encoding fatty acid desaturase yields the protein MASSFPLSNADPASVQGKAHARVTGQVPDDMAMIRAAASLTRDLNAARPGVYWADMLVSVGIGYGALAGAILADGLALALLCGLVAVLALYRAGSFIHELTHLRPDAVPGFNTGWNAFVGVPLLIPSFMYEGVHNLHHQRLRYGTVKDPEYLPLALMKPWTVPLFVAVAALGPIGLIVRYGVLAPLSLLIPPLRRIVVERYSGLVINPAFRRAMPEGAARRHWLVLETLASAWAMTLIALVATGTLPLRSFLIGLAIVSGTMVLNQVRTLVAHLWENEDEAMSVTAQYLDSVNVPPPGLLPELWAPVGLRYHALHHLLPGVPYHALPEAHRRLSRELGAQSTYSLANYRSLGGLVGRLVRSTFGRR from the coding sequence ATGGCTAGCAGTTTCCCCCTTTCGAATGCCGATCCGGCCAGTGTGCAGGGCAAGGCCCATGCCCGCGTGACCGGACAGGTGCCCGACGACATGGCGATGATCCGCGCCGCAGCCTCGCTGACGCGTGATCTCAATGCGGCGCGGCCTGGCGTCTATTGGGCCGACATGCTGGTGTCAGTCGGCATCGGCTATGGCGCGCTGGCCGGTGCGATCCTGGCCGATGGCCTGGCGCTGGCGCTGCTGTGCGGGCTGGTCGCGGTGCTGGCCTTGTACCGCGCGGGCAGCTTCATCCACGAACTCACCCATTTGCGGCCCGATGCGGTTCCCGGCTTCAACACCGGCTGGAACGCCTTTGTCGGCGTGCCGCTGCTGATCCCCAGCTTCATGTACGAAGGCGTGCACAATCTGCACCATCAGCGGTTGCGCTATGGCACGGTGAAGGACCCGGAATATCTGCCGCTCGCGCTGATGAAGCCATGGACGGTGCCGCTGTTCGTCGCGGTGGCGGCGCTGGGGCCGATCGGGCTGATCGTGCGCTATGGCGTGCTGGCACCGTTGTCGCTGCTCATCCCGCCGCTGCGCAGGATCGTGGTCGAGCGCTATTCGGGGCTGGTAATCAACCCGGCCTTTCGCCGCGCCATGCCCGAAGGTGCGGCACGCCGCCATTGGCTGGTGCTGGAGACGCTGGCCAGCGCCTGGGCGATGACGCTGATCGCGCTGGTCGCGACCGGCACGCTTCCCTTGCGCTCATTCCTGATCGGCCTTGCCATTGTCTCGGGCACCATGGTGCTCAACCAGGTGCGCACGCTGGTCGCGCATCTGTGGGAGAACGAGGACGAGGCGATGAGTGTGACGGCGCAGTATCTCGACAGCGTCAACGTGCCGCCGCCCGGACTGCTGCCCGAGCTATGGGCACCGGTGGGCCTGCGCTATCATGCGCTGCACCACCTGCTGCCGGGCGTGCCCTATCACGCGCTGCCCGAAGCGCATCGCCGCCTGTCGCGCGAGCTTGGCGCGCAATCGACCTACAGCCTTGCCAATTATCGCAGCCTTGGCGGCCTGGTGGGGCGGCTGGTCAGGAGCACCTTCGGACGGCGCTGA
- a CDS encoding N-acetyltransferase: MADQHEIRVSPVHDKAGLKAFIEIAYELNASDPAWVPPLRAEIQEMFNPAKNPFYGHATVQPMIATRGGRVVGRISAHIDHLALTQPVEQGMGPGTGNFGMFEAADEQVGRALLEAAEQWLRDQGMTRALGPLSLSIWDEPGLLTSGHDRPPIIMMGHHNRAYQGWIERAGYAPVKKLLSYELPIVEGFSPLIQRIVAAGRKNDRIRLRKVDKSRFDEDAAIILSILNDAWGQNWGFVPITDAEIAYIGKKLRPLVREDLIMIAEYDDRPVAFLMTLPDINTVIAPLKGSLFPFGWAKLLWWLRTCRSPSVRVPLMGVVSELQNSRLAAQLAFMLIETIRVEAVKHYGTVRGEIGWVLEDNQGMNAIADAIQSKINREYLIYEKPL, encoded by the coding sequence TTGGCGGACCAGCACGAGATAAGGGTCAGCCCGGTCCATGACAAGGCAGGGCTGAAGGCGTTCATCGAAATTGCTTATGAGCTGAACGCATCGGACCCCGCCTGGGTGCCGCCGCTGCGCGCTGAAATTCAAGAGATGTTCAACCCCGCCAAGAACCCGTTCTATGGCCATGCCACCGTGCAGCCGATGATCGCCACGCGCGGCGGCAGGGTGGTCGGGCGCATTTCCGCGCATATCGATCATCTGGCGCTGACCCAGCCGGTGGAACAGGGCATGGGCCCCGGCACCGGCAATTTCGGCATGTTCGAGGCAGCCGACGAACAGGTCGGCCGCGCGCTGCTGGAAGCGGCCGAGCAATGGCTGCGCGACCAGGGCATGACCCGCGCGCTGGGCCCCTTGAGCCTGTCGATCTGGGACGAGCCGGGGCTGCTGACTTCGGGCCATGATCGGCCGCCGATCATCATGATGGGCCATCACAACCGCGCCTATCAGGGCTGGATCGAGCGCGCGGGCTATGCGCCGGTGAAGAAGCTGCTGTCCTACGAGCTGCCCATTGTCGAGGGCTTCTCCCCGCTGATCCAGCGCATCGTCGCTGCCGGGCGCAAGAACGACCGCATCCGGCTGCGCAAGGTGGACAAGAGCCGGTTTGACGAGGATGCGGCGATCATCCTGTCGATCCTCAACGATGCCTGGGGCCAGAACTGGGGCTTCGTCCCGATCACCGATGCGGAGATCGCCTATATCGGCAAGAAGCTGCGCCCGCTGGTGCGCGAGGATCTGATCATGATCGCCGAATATGATGACCGGCCGGTCGCGTTCCTGATGACGCTGCCCGATATCAACACCGTCATCGCACCGCTCAAGGGTTCGCTCTTCCCCTTCGGCTGGGCCAAGCTGTTGTGGTGGCTGCGGACATGCCGTTCGCCCAGCGTCCGCGTGCCGCTGATGGGCGTGGTCAGCGAGCTGCAGAATTCGCGGCTTGCAGCGCAGCTTGCCTTCATGCTGATCGAGACGATCCGCGTCGAGGCGGTCAAGCATTACGGCACGGTGCGCGGCGAGATCGGCTGGGTGCTGGAGGACAATCAGGGCATGAATGCCATTGCCGATGCCATCCAGAGCAAGATCAACCGCGAATATCTGATCTACGAAAAGCCGCTCTGA